In Capricornis sumatraensis isolate serow.1 chromosome 2, serow.2, whole genome shotgun sequence, the DNA window ggttttagaacagagagttggcaagggctgattggctgcaggagtttcctagtatttactaattggctaatcttattggctgcaggggtttcctggtatttactaattggctattggctgcagggggatgtcttttacgtcctgataaactcaaaccaggttacggggagtatgctgattagacaagtcctggcatccgaGGGGATGACCttactgggcaatgactcagcctttcccgtgagtcctaccttagtccctgaagcctatcatggcgtttgttaggtcccaacagtATGATGTATAAAAGATGGGAGGTGATTGTCACGCTCGGTCCCACCCTGGCAGACCGTTGGTTATTCTTAAGGCTTTGCTTTTCAAGAAGGGGAAGCTGGATGGAGCTGTTAAGTTGAAGGATCCAGGACAGAGCTGGGCAGGGCTGGTGCCCGAAGCATCTTTGTACTTGAGGTCTAGCACGTCATGGGTGCCCTGGATGGGTGCTGGAGGGATTGGGTGGGGTTGGGTCATCTTGCAGGCAGTGAGGTGGAGCCCTGGCTCCCGCTCTGGGAAGTGTTGTGAGGATGAATGAAGGCTAGACCAAGAATTCTCCCCCACGACCCCTCATGCTAACTCGCCCGCCCCCAGAGCGCCCCCCCTTGCCACAGTCACAGGCCCTCTCCAGGCTGTgcttctccccctctcctctcccacagTGGCACTCACAGGAGGCGGTTTCCCAAGCCCAGCTGGAGGGCCACCGGTCcatgaacccaagccccctgtaTGACGAGGCCACGGGCAccattttcctcttcttcatcGCCATCCCCGGGCAGGTGTCGGAGCATCACCAGCTTCAGACCAGGGTCAACGCGACACGGTTGTGTCAGGTCACCAGCCCAGACCACGGCAGGTCCTGGAGCCCCCCTACTGACCTCACGGACTCTGTCATTGCCTCAGCCCACAAGGACTGGGCCACATTCGCGGTAGGCCCTGGGCACTGCCTGCAGCTGAGCAATCCGACACGGAGCCTGGTGGTGCCAGCCTATGCTTACCGCAGCCACTGCTGCCTGAAGGCGCCTTCCCCCTCCGCCTTCTGCTTGGTCAGCCACGACCACGGGCGCACATGGGCGAGAGGGAGCTTTGTGGACCAGGACACCCTGGAGTGCCAGGTGGCTGAAGTCAGGGATGGGCAACAGAGGGTGGTGTATCTGAACGCGAGGAGCCCCCACCGAGCCAGGGTCGAGGCCCAGAGCGCCAACAATGGCCTGGATTTCAAGGGGACTCAATGGGTGCAGAAGCTGGTGGAGCCCCCCCACGGCTGCCAAGGGAGCATCGTCAGCTTCCCCAGCCCCAACGTGGGCTCCGAACCCCCAGACTGGTGGCTGCTCTACAC includes these proteins:
- the NEU2 gene encoding sialidase-2, translated to MASCPVLQRERVFQSGAHIYRIPALLYLPQQKTLLAFAEERTSKKDEHAKLIVLRRGSYDTSTRQVQWHSQEAVSQAQLEGHRSMNPSPLYDEATGTIFLFFIAIPGQVSEHHQLQTRVNATRLCQVTSPDHGRSWSPPTDLTDSVIASAHKDWATFAVGPGHCLQLSNPTRSLVVPAYAYRSHCCLKAPSPSAFCLVSHDHGRTWARGSFVDQDTLECQVAEVRDGQQRVVYLNARSPHRARVEAQSANNGLDFKGTQWVQKLVEPPHGCQGSIVSFPSPNVGSEPPDWWLLYTHPTDPRQRSNLGVYLNRWSPAPATWSEPTLLAPGSCAYSDLQSMGTGPDGSPLFGCLYESDDYMEIVFVMFTLQQAFPAEFLLQ